From Acetonema longum DSM 6540, one genomic window encodes:
- a CDS encoding tagaturonate reductase: MEKLSASFLRSYQPASGLAVGKATEHLPERVLQFGEGNFLRAFVDSMIHQLNQHNLFNGRVVVVQPIAEGLAGQLNEQNGLYTLLLRGLQGGKITEHKEIIAAVSRGLNPYTQWEEVLQCAENPSTEFIVSNTTEAGIVFDPADKFTHTPPVSFPGKLTAYLYRRYTHFQGDPAKGLIMLPCELIDRNGDNLKSAVLRLAAAWNRPAAFSQWVENCNTFANTLVDRVVTGYPRDEAQELQRQFGYIDELMDTGEIFHLWVIEGPQALSERLPFHKIGLDVIWTNDMTPYRTRKVRILNGAHTSSVPAAFLYGLETVQEMMEHPVTGKFIRQIMQDEILPSLEFSGLDKKMLNEFSASVVERFENPFIKHYLLSILLNSSSKFKARVLPSILEYAKIKGTLPKRLVFSLSALLFVYKDGVIDGTSMKARRPAGEFIMKDDLPVLQFMAERWSAFDGSSAGAAKLAKEILANEAIWGENLNRIAGLTEMTGHYLHLLNTRGMQKTIAGLIR, translated from the coding sequence ATGGAAAAACTAAGCGCTTCTTTTTTGCGCTCCTATCAGCCGGCATCAGGATTGGCTGTTGGAAAAGCTACGGAGCATTTGCCGGAACGGGTGCTGCAGTTCGGCGAGGGGAATTTTCTCCGGGCTTTTGTGGACAGCATGATTCATCAGCTGAATCAGCATAATCTGTTTAACGGGCGGGTCGTTGTCGTGCAGCCTATTGCCGAAGGGCTGGCCGGCCAACTCAATGAGCAGAACGGTCTCTATACCTTGCTGCTGCGCGGCCTGCAGGGCGGCAAAATCACAGAACATAAAGAAATCATCGCAGCGGTTAGCCGGGGCCTGAATCCTTACACCCAGTGGGAAGAAGTCCTCCAATGCGCGGAAAACCCCTCCACCGAATTCATCGTATCCAATACCACCGAGGCCGGCATCGTATTTGACCCTGCCGACAAGTTCACCCATACGCCGCCGGTATCCTTCCCGGGCAAATTAACGGCTTATCTTTATCGCCGCTATACTCATTTTCAAGGCGATCCGGCCAAAGGACTGATCATGCTGCCCTGCGAACTGATTGACCGCAACGGCGACAACTTAAAGTCCGCCGTATTGAGGCTGGCCGCAGCATGGAACCGGCCTGCCGCCTTCAGCCAATGGGTGGAAAACTGCAATACCTTCGCCAATACCCTGGTTGACCGGGTTGTAACCGGCTATCCCCGGGATGAAGCACAAGAATTGCAACGGCAGTTTGGCTATATCGACGAACTGATGGATACGGGCGAGATCTTTCATCTATGGGTCATTGAAGGGCCCCAAGCTTTGTCCGAACGGCTTCCCTTTCACAAAATCGGTCTCGATGTAATCTGGACTAACGATATGACCCCCTACCGGACCCGCAAGGTCCGCATTCTAAACGGCGCTCATACCTCGTCTGTGCCGGCCGCCTTCCTATATGGCCTGGAAACAGTGCAGGAAATGATGGAACACCCGGTCACCGGAAAATTTATCCGGCAGATTATGCAGGACGAAATTCTTCCTTCCCTTGAATTCAGCGGTCTGGACAAAAAAATGCTCAATGAATTTTCCGCCAGTGTGGTCGAGCGGTTTGAAAATCCCTTTATTAAGCACTATTTACTGAGCATTCTCTTAAACTCTTCCTCGAAATTTAAGGCCCGGGTTCTGCCTTCGATCCTGGAATACGCCAAAATTAAAGGCACACTGCCCAAGCGGCTGGTATTTTCCCTGTCAGCCCTGCTGTTTGTCTATAAGGACGGCGTCATTGACGGGACCTCCATGAAAGCCCGACGGCCGGCAGGAGAATTCATCATGAAAGATGATCTGCCGGTGCTGCAGTTTATGGCTGAGCGGTGGAGCGCTTTTGACGGCAGCTCCGCCGGCGCCGCTAAGTTAGCCAAAGAAATTCTGGCCAATGAGGCCATCTGGGGTGAAAACCTGAACCGGATTGCCGGGCTGACGGAAATGACCGGCCATTATCTCCACCTGCTCAATACCAGGGGGATGCAGAAGACCATAGCCGGATTGATTCGTTAA
- a CDS encoding response regulator: protein MNRILLVDDEKWVRSALKWTVEKTCLPFNVVHECANGLEALDWLRGNQADLVLTDIGMPVMDGITLVNELHRKSCSPDVVIISVYDDFPFVQKALRNGVRDYLLKPVQPEEMHQCLTKWLEERKPADGPIPVQADAATGSPIIQKVLHYIETTPPSLITLTEAAKSIPMNACYLSQLFKQEMNVNFVDYVTEIKITEAKRLLTATSLRISEVAERLGYADIAYFSNTFKKVTGVSPSEYRNKDKH, encoded by the coding sequence ATGAATCGCATTCTGCTGGTGGATGACGAAAAATGGGTAAGAAGCGCCTTGAAATGGACAGTGGAAAAGACCTGCCTCCCCTTCAACGTAGTTCATGAATGCGCCAACGGCTTGGAGGCACTGGACTGGCTGCGGGGCAACCAGGCGGACCTTGTTCTGACTGATATCGGGATGCCGGTCATGGACGGAATCACCCTGGTCAATGAACTTCACCGTAAAAGCTGTTCGCCTGATGTGGTGATCATCAGCGTATACGACGACTTTCCCTTTGTTCAGAAAGCCCTGCGCAACGGCGTGCGTGATTATCTCCTGAAACCGGTTCAGCCGGAGGAAATGCATCAGTGCCTGACCAAGTGGCTGGAGGAGCGAAAACCCGCCGACGGACCCATTCCCGTCCAGGCTGACGCGGCCACCGGATCTCCCATTATTCAAAAGGTCCTGCACTATATTGAAACCACGCCGCCCAGCTTAATTACCCTGACGGAAGCAGCCAAAAGCATCCCGATGAATGCCTGCTACTTAAGTCAATTGTTTAAACAGGAAATGAACGTAAATTTTGTGGATTATGTCACTGAAATAAAAATCACCGAAGCCAAACGGCTTCTGACCGCCACATCCCTTCGGATATCCGAGGTGGCCGAGCGGCTGGGGTACGCCGATATCGCTTATTTCAGCAACACCTTCAAAAAAGTAACCGGCGTGTCTCCTTCGGAATATCGCAATAAGGATAAACATTAG
- the uxaC gene encoding glucuronate isomerase has product MKSFMDENFLLTNKTAETLYHTYAKSMPIIDYHCHLNPREIAENKQWRNITEVWLGGDHYKWRALRACGVDECYITGDAPDKEKFMKWAETMPKCIGNPLYHWTHQELREYFGIQKLLSPATAEEIWETCNALLQKEEYRARGFIKRSRVESVCTTDDPADSLEYHIAIANEKNASFNVKVLPAFRPDKSINIDKDGFINYIGKLETAAGFRIRSISDVTAALGQRIEFFHGVGCRVSDHAMDPMVFAPGTAEEADIIFRKALRRETLTAGEIQIYKTHVLIYVGRQYARLGWVMQLHIGTIRNNNTRMMRLLGPDTGYDAMADYSYGPELARFLDTLDSTDELPKTILYSLNPRDNEMLATIAGCFQGSGIPGKIQLGSGWWFNDQKDGMIRHMTALSHIGLLSLFVGMLTDSRSFLSYTRHDYFRRLLCNLLGEWTETGEAPNDIELLGSVVQDICYRNAKRYFAL; this is encoded by the coding sequence ATGAAAAGCTTTATGGATGAAAACTTCCTTTTAACCAATAAAACCGCTGAAACCTTATATCATACCTATGCCAAGTCCATGCCGATCATCGACTACCACTGCCATCTGAACCCGCGGGAAATCGCCGAGAATAAACAATGGCGCAATATCACCGAGGTATGGCTGGGAGGAGATCATTACAAGTGGCGGGCCTTGCGGGCCTGCGGCGTGGATGAATGCTATATCACCGGCGACGCCCCGGATAAAGAAAAATTCATGAAGTGGGCCGAGACCATGCCCAAATGCATCGGCAACCCTCTCTATCACTGGACCCATCAGGAATTGCGAGAATACTTCGGCATCCAGAAACTCCTCTCACCGGCCACAGCCGAAGAGATCTGGGAAACCTGCAATGCTTTGCTGCAAAAAGAAGAGTATCGCGCCAGAGGCTTTATTAAGCGCTCCAGGGTAGAATCAGTCTGTACCACGGACGATCCTGCGGACTCCCTGGAATATCATATCGCCATAGCCAACGAGAAGAACGCTTCCTTTAATGTAAAGGTACTGCCGGCGTTTCGTCCGGACAAAAGCATCAATATTGACAAGGATGGGTTTATCAATTATATCGGCAAACTGGAAACAGCCGCCGGCTTCCGGATTCGTTCCATCTCCGATGTGACCGCCGCCCTGGGGCAAAGGATTGAATTCTTTCACGGAGTCGGCTGCCGCGTATCTGACCATGCTATGGATCCCATGGTATTTGCGCCAGGCACTGCAGAGGAAGCAGATATTATTTTCCGGAAAGCCTTGCGGCGGGAAACACTCACAGCCGGGGAAATTCAAATATACAAAACCCACGTCTTGATCTATGTAGGCCGGCAATACGCCCGCCTTGGATGGGTCATGCAGCTCCATATCGGCACCATCCGCAACAACAATACCCGCATGATGCGCCTCCTGGGCCCGGACACAGGCTATGATGCCATGGCCGACTACAGCTACGGCCCGGAACTGGCCCGCTTTCTGGACACTCTGGATTCTACCGATGAACTGCCTAAAACCATTCTCTACTCTTTAAACCCCCGGGACAATGAAATGCTGGCTACTATTGCCGGATGCTTCCAAGGCAGCGGCATCCCTGGCAAAATCCAGTTGGGATCAGGCTGGTGGTTTAATGATCAGAAAGACGGCATGATCCGGCATATGACCGCCCTCTCCCACATCGGCCTCCTCAGCCTGTTTGTCGGCATGCTCACCGACTCGCGCAGCTTCCTCTCCTACACCCGCCACGATTATTTCCGTCGCCTGCTCTGCAACCTTCTGGGTGAATGGACGGAAACCGGCGAAGCGCCGAATGATATAGAGCTGTTGGGTTCAGTGGTACAGGACATCTGCTACCGTAACGCCAAAAGGTATTTTGCTCTGTAA
- a CDS encoding TRAP transporter small permease yields MKKIKELALLIDTIFESAALIGLTSMILVVTTQVMTRKLFNFVFFWSEEVTLLLLVWFSFMGMAIGFREGLHLGMDSLIDLLPAKVIKMVELFIEVCVLCFGVYLIVYGWEFTVLMHDSTLPATKLPNSTLYIVMPITGVMICAYSLLHIANINTKRHKGNEIEMGAGLGGDK; encoded by the coding sequence ATGAAGAAAATCAAGGAACTAGCTCTCCTTATTGACACTATTTTTGAGTCGGCTGCTCTGATTGGATTAACCTCCATGATACTGGTAGTGACAACACAGGTCATGACCCGTAAGCTGTTTAATTTTGTGTTCTTCTGGTCAGAAGAGGTCACGCTGCTTTTACTGGTCTGGTTTTCTTTTATGGGCATGGCCATCGGCTTTCGCGAAGGGCTGCATCTGGGAATGGACTCCTTGATTGATCTGCTGCCGGCTAAAGTGATAAAGATGGTAGAGCTATTCATTGAAGTCTGTGTTTTGTGCTTTGGCGTGTATTTGATTGTGTATGGATGGGAATTTACTGTATTGATGCATGATTCCACTCTGCCGGCTACCAAGCTGCCTAACAGTACTCTGTACATTGTCATGCCCATCACCGGCGTCATGATCTGTGCCTATTCCCTGCTGCATATAGCCAATATCAATACAAAACGGCACAAAGGAAACGAAATTGAGATGGGCGCAGGCCTAGGCGGTGATAAATAA
- a CDS encoding TRAP transporter substrate-binding protein — protein MNKKLLTVLLMFMLVLIAAGCGGNDTQTAGQKAEGAKYNFRLAEQHPPEHPCTLGDKKFAELVTQRTNGRIKIDVFPSSQLGEEKSVIEQVQLGAIEFTRVSSAPLAEFNKSFGVYTLPYIFDNADHMWKYLNGDGQTMLDNLEKSKMKGLAYYDAGARSFYTKKPVKTLADLAGMKIRVQQSKISMELISALNASATPMPSGEIFSALQTGVIDGAENNAATMMVQNHFQIAKNYILDGHQRVPEVLLISKVTWDKLSDEDKKIIKQAAMDSVTTQRAEWDKFENGALTKIKAAGVTVTEVTDIKPWQAAVKPVIDKYRAEYQSELEAIDQARK, from the coding sequence ATGAACAAAAAACTATTGACCGTTCTTCTTATGTTCATGCTGGTCCTTATCGCGGCCGGCTGCGGCGGCAATGACACCCAAACCGCCGGCCAAAAGGCGGAAGGCGCCAAGTACAATTTCCGCCTGGCAGAGCAGCATCCGCCTGAACATCCCTGTACCCTGGGGGACAAAAAGTTCGCCGAGCTGGTAACTCAAAGGACAAATGGCCGCATTAAAATCGACGTGTTTCCCTCTTCTCAATTAGGGGAAGAAAAGTCAGTCATTGAACAGGTGCAATTAGGCGCCATTGAATTCACCCGGGTGAGCAGCGCGCCTCTGGCCGAGTTCAATAAATCCTTCGGGGTGTATACCCTGCCCTATATTTTCGACAATGCCGATCATATGTGGAAATACTTAAACGGCGATGGCCAAACAATGCTGGATAACCTGGAAAAATCCAAGATGAAGGGTTTAGCCTACTATGATGCAGGCGCCCGCAGTTTCTACACAAAAAAACCGGTAAAAACCTTAGCTGATCTGGCCGGCATGAAAATCCGGGTGCAGCAAAGCAAAATCAGTATGGAACTGATCAGCGCACTGAATGCCAGCGCTACTCCCATGCCTTCGGGGGAAATCTTCAGCGCCCTGCAGACCGGGGTTATTGACGGCGCCGAAAACAATGCCGCTACCATGATGGTGCAGAATCACTTCCAAATTGCCAAAAACTATATTTTGGACGGGCACCAGCGGGTGCCGGAAGTTCTGTTGATCTCCAAAGTGACCTGGGACAAATTGTCCGATGAAGACAAGAAAATCATCAAACAGGCTGCCATGGATTCTGTGACGACCCAACGGGCCGAATGGGATAAGTTTGAAAACGGCGCTTTGACAAAAATTAAAGCCGCCGGCGTAACCGTAACGGAAGTAACCGATATAAAACCCTGGCAGGCAGCGGTGAAGCCGGTTATCGACAAATACCGCGCTGAATATCAATCAGAGTTGGAGGCCATTGACCAAGCCCGCAAGTAG
- a CDS encoding TRAP transporter large permease — MDTTMAIIILTVSFIALMLLKFPVALSLAGATLATLIYVGIPLPVLGQQMVHGISSFSLLAIPFFILTGQIMGEGGLALRLVNFAQLLVGHIRGGLAMVNCVACMFFGNISGSAVADASSVGSVMIPMMKKKGYDVDYSVGLTISSAIQGVVVPPSHNLVLYSIVAGGISIKSLFLAGIVPGFILLGTLMTVAYIYAVKRGYQPGEPVPKEQRPSIILNGLVSISPAFVILGGIISGLFTASESGALAALYAFILAFGIYREVPLKSMIPVLKRTFRTVLMVYFLIATSAAFGWIMAYLKLPELITQAFLTISDSPIIIMLLINILLLILGGPMDMAPMILIMTPVLLPVCTAIGIDPVHFGLILIFNAGMGLLTPPVGTVLFVGCAIGGIGISQGTKAMMPFFCAMIVVLLLITYVPQTVLWLPTLFK; from the coding sequence ATGGATACGACGATGGCAATTATCATATTAACGGTTAGCTTTATCGCACTGATGCTGCTTAAATTTCCGGTAGCCCTTAGCTTGGCGGGAGCTACCCTGGCGACGCTGATTTACGTTGGAATTCCCCTGCCGGTATTAGGACAGCAGATGGTCCACGGAATCAGTTCTTTTTCTCTTCTGGCCATTCCCTTCTTTATTCTGACCGGTCAGATTATGGGAGAAGGCGGCCTGGCCCTCAGGCTGGTGAATTTCGCCCAGCTTCTGGTGGGGCATATCCGAGGCGGTTTGGCGATGGTAAACTGTGTCGCCTGTATGTTTTTCGGCAACATTTCCGGATCAGCGGTGGCTGACGCTTCTTCCGTCGGTTCGGTTATGATCCCGATGATGAAAAAGAAAGGGTATGATGTGGACTACTCGGTAGGTCTTACGATTTCTTCGGCGATTCAGGGGGTCGTAGTCCCCCCCAGTCATAATCTGGTCCTTTATTCCATCGTCGCCGGCGGCATTTCGATTAAATCGCTGTTTTTGGCAGGAATTGTTCCCGGCTTTATCCTGTTGGGAACATTGATGACGGTAGCATATATATACGCCGTTAAGCGGGGCTACCAACCGGGGGAACCCGTTCCGAAAGAGCAGCGCCCCAGCATCATTCTCAATGGCTTGGTATCTATCTCCCCGGCCTTTGTAATTTTAGGCGGCATTATCTCCGGCTTGTTTACCGCTTCCGAGTCAGGCGCCCTGGCTGCGCTCTACGCCTTTATTCTGGCTTTTGGCATATACCGGGAGGTCCCCTTAAAGAGTATGATTCCGGTGCTGAAGCGTACCTTCCGCACCGTGCTGATGGTTTACTTCCTGATCGCCACCTCGGCGGCTTTTGGCTGGATAATGGCTTATCTCAAACTGCCGGAATTGATTACCCAAGCCTTTTTGACGATCTCGGACAGCCCCATCATTATTATGCTGCTGATTAACATTCTGCTCTTAATCCTGGGCGGGCCCATGGACATGGCCCCCATGATTCTGATTATGACGCCGGTGCTGCTGCCGGTATGCACCGCTATCGGCATTGATCCGGTTCACTTCGGGCTGATTCTGATCTTTAACGCCGGCATGGGACTATTGACGCCGCCGGTAGGAACTGTTTTGTTTGTAGGCTGCGCCATTGGCGGTATCGGCATCTCTCAGGGAACAAAGGCCATGATGCCTTTCTTCTGCGCCATGATAGTAGTCCTGCTGCTGATTACCTATGTACCGCAAACGGTCCTGTGGCTGCCCACTCTGTTTAAGTAA
- a CDS encoding TRAP transporter substrate-binding protein, giving the protein MKKLVSLAVLVVMLSILATGCGSSSTADKKGEAPKYNFRLAETHPADYPTTLGDKKFAELVLERSKGRIKIDVFPAAQLGEEKSVIEQVQLGAIEFTRVSSSPLAEFNKQFGVYSLPYIFDNDEHVWNFLNGEYGQKMLDNLEKSKLKGLAYYSSGSRSFYTKKPVKSVADLQGLKIRVQQSKVNMDLISALGASATPMPYGEVFSGLQTGVIDGAENNSPSYLTANHFQAVKNFILDGHQRVPEVLMISKVTWDKLSEEDRKLIKQAAMDSVATQRDLWDKFEKESMDKLKAAGVTITEVTDVKPWQAAVKPVIDKYSADYKDDLAAIAAARKK; this is encoded by the coding sequence ATGAAAAAGTTAGTCTCACTGGCAGTCCTGGTGGTTATGCTGTCCATACTGGCAACTGGCTGCGGCAGCAGCAGCACCGCCGATAAGAAGGGGGAGGCGCCCAAATATAACTTCCGTCTGGCCGAGACGCATCCGGCGGATTATCCTACCACCCTGGGCGATAAGAAATTCGCCGAACTGGTATTGGAGCGCAGCAAGGGCCGGATTAAAATTGATGTGTTTCCTGCTGCCCAGCTGGGAGAAGAAAAATCGGTGATTGAACAGGTGCAGCTGGGAGCGATTGAGTTCACCAGGGTAAGCAGCTCGCCTCTGGCCGAGTTCAATAAGCAATTCGGCGTATATTCCCTGCCCTACATTTTCGATAATGATGAGCATGTCTGGAACTTTCTGAATGGCGAGTATGGGCAAAAGATGCTGGACAACCTGGAGAAATCCAAGCTCAAAGGTCTGGCATACTATAGTTCCGGCTCCCGCAGCTTCTATACCAAAAAGCCGGTAAAAAGCGTAGCCGATCTGCAAGGTTTGAAGATCCGCGTACAGCAGAGTAAAGTGAACATGGACCTGATCAGCGCCCTGGGGGCCAGCGCCACGCCAATGCCTTACGGGGAAGTATTCAGCGGTCTGCAGACCGGCGTTATTGACGGCGCCGAAAATAATTCTCCCAGCTATCTGACCGCCAATCATTTCCAGGCAGTAAAGAATTTTATTCTCGACGGCCATCAGCGTGTTCCGGAAGTGCTGATGATCAGCAAAGTAACCTGGGATAAACTCTCGGAAGAAGACCGCAAACTGATCAAGCAAGCCGCCATGGACTCGGTTGCCACCCAGCGGGATCTGTGGGACAAATTCGAGAAAGAATCTATGGATAAGCTGAAAGCCGCCGGCGTGACTATCACCGAAGTTACCGATGTGAAGCCCTGGCAGGCAGCTGTTAAACCGGTCATTGATAAATACTCCGCCGATTATAAAGACGATTTGGCTGCCATTGCAGCAGCTCGCAAGAAATAA
- a CDS encoding sensor histidine kinase, with protein sequence MDRFTKKIASLLNRSRFLRNQPLSWKLFVFSSILIVIPMLVVGILSYKQSADSLEQQAILNNRQAIEPIETHLEYYVRDFESSSLKIINHPDMQRLLHMRTVEEVEQSRIRYEIQDLIRAEMYSRPDISHITLILDNILAIDTLELRSPYPASQLRDEYWYVSAPHNGLPIIISRSIDWKDHKEPVITLARRIQSPTTLQMAGMLIFDINFRRLREVSEAFNTGERYFYILDAGGHYIYHPDANKIGQKTEKPDKDIILSQKNGTLVSSDPEPDFLTYSFSPNLGWTFVTSIPYAELRKEAGRIGQAISWTVVLSLAAAYILGMAFASAIISPIRQLQQFMRKIEVGDFSAKIQVDSNDEIGQLSQGFNKMVMRLSDLMEEIYFSRLRETEASLRQKEMEIKVLQSQINPHFLCNALETIRGMALEQNREDIATMAASLGALLRYNLRNTAPVVLLREELNFCRVYLQIQQFRFESSFSYTMNIPEWALDLPIVKFSLQPLVENCLLHSLQSNGHPTLIEITAGRKTVNSFLVTVSDTGAGMPQPVLEKLRQDLTEKDILAGGDNLGIINVHRRIIHLFGPEYGIQVESRLGQGTQVFITLPATLAHNATGGHENESHSAGG encoded by the coding sequence ATGGACCGCTTTACGAAAAAGATCGCCTCTCTCTTGAACCGCAGCCGCTTTTTGCGCAACCAGCCTCTCTCCTGGAAATTATTTGTTTTTTCGTCGATATTGATCGTGATCCCTATGCTCGTGGTCGGCATTCTTTCTTATAAACAATCGGCCGATAGCCTGGAGCAGCAAGCCATCCTCAATAACCGGCAGGCCATTGAGCCGATAGAAACTCATCTCGAGTACTATGTACGGGACTTTGAGAGCAGCAGCCTGAAGATCATCAATCATCCGGATATGCAGCGGCTCCTGCACATGCGCACAGTCGAAGAAGTGGAGCAGAGCCGGATTCGTTACGAGATCCAAGACCTGATCCGGGCGGAAATGTACTCCCGGCCGGATATCTCCCATATTACTCTCATTTTAGACAACATTCTGGCCATTGACACATTGGAGCTCCGCAGCCCCTATCCTGCCAGTCAGCTGCGGGATGAATACTGGTATGTATCGGCGCCTCACAACGGACTGCCGATCATTATCAGCCGCTCCATTGACTGGAAAGATCACAAGGAACCGGTCATCACCCTGGCCAGGCGGATTCAAAGCCCCACTACCCTGCAGATGGCAGGCATGCTGATCTTCGATATTAATTTTCGCCGTCTGCGCGAGGTATCAGAAGCATTCAACACCGGGGAACGGTATTTTTACATTCTGGATGCCGGCGGACACTATATTTATCATCCGGATGCCAATAAAATCGGTCAAAAGACGGAAAAACCGGACAAAGATATCATCCTGTCCCAAAAAAACGGTACGCTGGTATCCAGCGACCCAGAGCCGGATTTTCTCACTTACAGCTTTTCTCCCAATCTGGGTTGGACGTTTGTCACTTCGATTCCTTACGCCGAATTGAGAAAAGAAGCGGGACGCATCGGGCAAGCCATCAGCTGGACTGTGGTCCTGTCATTGGCGGCAGCCTACATCCTGGGAATGGCCTTCGCCTCCGCTATTATTTCCCCCATCCGCCAACTGCAGCAGTTTATGCGCAAAATCGAGGTGGGAGATTTCAGCGCCAAAATCCAGGTGGATTCCAACGACGAAATCGGCCAGCTTTCCCAAGGCTTTAATAAAATGGTGATGCGGCTGTCAGACCTCATGGAGGAAATTTATTTCTCCCGCCTGCGGGAAACGGAAGCTTCTCTGCGCCAAAAAGAAATGGAGATCAAAGTGCTCCAATCTCAAATCAATCCTCACTTTTTATGCAATGCACTGGAGACTATCCGGGGAATGGCCCTGGAGCAAAACCGGGAAGATATCGCCACTATGGCGGCATCCCTGGGGGCGCTTCTCCGCTATAACCTGCGCAATACGGCACCAGTTGTCCTTCTGCGGGAAGAGCTTAACTTCTGCCGGGTATACCTGCAAATCCAGCAATTCCGTTTTGAGTCCTCCTTCTCTTATACCATGAATATTCCGGAATGGGCCCTTGACCTGCCGATTGTTAAGTTCTCCCTGCAGCCTCTGGTGGAAAACTGTTTGCTGCACAGTCTGCAGTCCAACGGACATCCGACCTTGATCGAAATTACCGCCGGACGGAAAACGGTAAACTCCTTTTTGGTCACAGTAAGCGATACGGGGGCAGGAATGCCTCAACCGGTTTTGGAGAAGCTGCGTCAGGACCTGACGGAAAAAGATATTCTGGCCGGAGGAGATAATCTGGGCATCATCAATGTTCACCGCCGAATCATCCATCTGTTTGGACCGGAGTACGGCATCCAGGTGGAAAGCCGGCTGGGTCAGGGAACCCAAGTGTTTATCACCCTGCCGGCAACTCTTGCCCACAATGCAACGGGAGGTCATGAGAATGAATCGCATTCTGCTGGTGGATGA
- the recA gene encoding recombinase RecA, with product MAEQPERAEKIERATKTERGEKAEKAAAANEKQRALEGALKQIEKDFGKGSIMKLGEAAAKMTVEAIPTGALSLDIALGIGGVPRGRVVEIYGPESSGKTTVALEIIAQAQKAGGIAAFIDVEHALDPVYAKALGVNTDEMLISQPDYGEQALEVAEALVRSSAIDVIVVDSVAALVPKAELEGDMGDAQMGLQARLMSQALRKLTGIISKSRTTAIFINQLREKVGVMFGSPEVTTGGRALKFYASVRLDVRRVESIKQGNDVVGNRTRVKVVKNKIAPPFKQAEFDIMYGKGISREGILVDMGTTLEILDKSGSWYSFENERIGQGRENVKQFLTDRPDIADKIEKKIREMSVAVANVMTAAPGAGNDPEDVGPEELE from the coding sequence ATGGCGGAACAACCAGAAAGAGCGGAGAAAATAGAGAGAGCAACCAAAACGGAACGAGGGGAAAAAGCGGAAAAGGCTGCGGCCGCAAACGAGAAGCAAAGGGCGCTGGAAGGCGCATTGAAACAAATCGAAAAAGATTTTGGCAAGGGATCGATTATGAAACTGGGCGAGGCAGCCGCGAAAATGACGGTGGAAGCCATCCCCACCGGTGCCCTTTCCCTGGATATCGCGCTGGGGATCGGCGGCGTTCCCCGGGGCCGGGTCGTGGAGATCTACGGCCCCGAATCCTCGGGTAAAACCACCGTCGCCCTGGAGATCATCGCCCAGGCGCAAAAAGCCGGCGGCATTGCTGCCTTCATTGACGTGGAGCATGCTCTGGACCCGGTCTATGCCAAGGCTTTGGGGGTCAATACCGACGAAATGCTGATTTCTCAGCCTGACTACGGCGAGCAGGCTCTGGAAGTAGCCGAGGCTCTGGTCAGAAGCTCGGCCATTGACGTGATTGTCGTGGATTCGGTGGCGGCCCTGGTGCCCAAAGCTGAGTTGGAGGGCGACATGGGAGACGCCCAGATGGGTCTCCAGGCCCGTTTGATGTCCCAGGCTCTGCGAAAGCTGACCGGTATTATCAGCAAATCCCGCACCACGGCTATCTTTATCAATCAATTGAGAGAAAAAGTCGGCGTGATGTTTGGCAGCCCGGAAGTAACCACCGGCGGCCGGGCCTTAAAGTTTTATGCCTCGGTGCGGCTGGACGTACGGAGAGTGGAAAGCATCAAACAGGGAAACGATGTCGTTGGCAATCGCACCCGGGTGAAAGTCGTCAAAAATAAAATCGCCCCGCCTTTCAAGCAGGCCGAATTTGATATTATGTACGGCAAGGGAATCTCCCGGGAAGGCATTTTGGTAGATATGGGCACAACTCTTGAAATCCTGGATAAAAGCGGTTCCTGGTATTCCTTTGAAAATGAGCGCATCGGACAGGGACGGGAAAATGTAAAGCAGTTTTTAACCGACCGGCCGGATATCGCCGATAAAATTGAGAAAAAAATTCGGGAAATGTCGGTCGCGGTCGCCAATGTCATGACCGCGGCGCCAGGCGCCGGTAATGATCCGGAAGACGTCGGTCCGGAAGAACTGGAATAA